A window of Streptomyces gilvosporeus contains these coding sequences:
- a CDS encoding acetoacetate--CoA ligase: MTTAPQSDDRPEPQPQPLWQPGPDRIAGAQITRFHTWAARHHGAPAPTPGDPAASYADLHRWSVDDLAAFWRATAEWFDVRFTAAYDTVLADRTMPGARWFPGATLNYAEHALRAAEDPARADTPALLYVDETHEPTPVTWADLRAQVAALAAALRRLGVRPGDRVSGYVPNIPQAVVALLASAAVGAVWTSCAPDFGARSVLDRFQQIEPVVLFTVDGYRYGGKEHDRRDTVTELRAELPTLRAVVHIPLLGTPAPEGALNWSDLTTGSTEPPVYEQVPFDHPLWVLYSSGTTGLPKALVQSQGGILLEHLKQTGLHCDLGPDDRFFWYTSTGWMMWNFLVAGLLVGATIVLYDGSPGHPDIAAQWRVAETTRATVFGTSAAYVMACRKAGIHPARDLDLSAVTCVATTGSPLPPDGFRWLHDAFAESGADLWTASVSGGTDVCSCFAGAVPTLPVHIGELQAPCLGTDLQAWDPQGTPVTEEVGELVVTQPMPSMPIRFWNDPDGSRYHDSYFDMYPGVWRHGDWITVTSRGSVVIHGRSDSTLNRQGVRMGSADIYEAVERLPEIRESLVIGLELPDGGYWMPLFVHLAPGATLDDALRDRIKRTIREELSPRHVPDDIIEAPGVPHTLTGKRIEVPVKRLLQGTPLDKAVNPGSVDNLELLRFYEKVARDRAK, from the coding sequence ATGACCACCGCACCGCAGTCCGACGACCGGCCGGAACCGCAGCCACAGCCCCTCTGGCAGCCCGGCCCGGACCGCATCGCCGGCGCGCAGATCACCCGCTTCCACACCTGGGCGGCCCGGCACCACGGCGCGCCCGCGCCCACCCCTGGCGACCCCGCCGCGAGCTACGCCGACCTGCACCGCTGGTCCGTCGACGATCTCGCCGCCTTCTGGCGGGCCACCGCCGAATGGTTCGACGTCCGCTTCACCGCCGCCTACGACACCGTCCTCGCCGACCGAACGATGCCCGGCGCCCGATGGTTCCCCGGCGCCACCCTCAACTACGCCGAACACGCCCTGCGCGCCGCCGAGGACCCGGCCCGCGCCGACACCCCGGCGCTCCTGTACGTCGACGAGACCCACGAACCCACCCCCGTCACCTGGGCCGATCTGCGCGCCCAGGTCGCCGCGCTGGCCGCCGCACTGCGCCGCCTCGGCGTCCGCCCCGGCGACCGCGTCAGCGGCTACGTCCCCAACATCCCCCAGGCCGTCGTCGCCCTCCTGGCCAGCGCCGCGGTCGGCGCCGTATGGACCTCCTGCGCCCCCGACTTCGGCGCCCGCAGCGTCCTGGACCGCTTCCAGCAGATCGAACCGGTCGTCCTGTTCACCGTCGACGGCTACCGCTACGGCGGCAAGGAACACGACCGCCGGGACACCGTCACCGAACTCCGCGCCGAACTGCCGACCCTGCGCGCCGTCGTCCACATCCCCCTGCTCGGCACCCCCGCCCCCGAAGGCGCCCTGAACTGGTCGGACCTGACCACGGGAAGCACCGAACCGCCGGTCTACGAACAGGTCCCCTTCGACCACCCCCTCTGGGTCCTGTACTCCTCCGGCACCACCGGCCTGCCCAAGGCCCTCGTCCAGTCCCAGGGCGGCATCCTCCTCGAACACCTCAAGCAGACCGGCCTGCACTGCGACCTCGGCCCCGACGACCGCTTCTTCTGGTACACCTCCACCGGCTGGATGATGTGGAACTTCCTCGTCGCCGGCCTCCTGGTGGGCGCCACGATCGTGCTCTACGACGGCAGCCCCGGGCACCCCGACATCGCCGCCCAGTGGCGGGTCGCCGAGACCACCCGGGCCACCGTCTTCGGCACCTCCGCCGCCTACGTCATGGCCTGCCGCAAGGCCGGCATCCACCCCGCCCGCGACCTCGACCTCTCCGCCGTCACCTGCGTCGCCACCACCGGCTCCCCGCTCCCGCCCGACGGCTTCCGCTGGCTGCACGACGCCTTCGCGGAGAGCGGCGCCGACCTGTGGACCGCGTCCGTCAGCGGCGGCACCGACGTGTGCAGCTGCTTCGCCGGCGCCGTGCCCACCCTCCCCGTCCACATCGGCGAACTCCAGGCCCCCTGCCTGGGCACCGACCTCCAGGCGTGGGACCCCCAGGGCACGCCCGTCACCGAAGAGGTCGGCGAACTCGTCGTCACCCAGCCCATGCCGTCCATGCCGATCCGCTTCTGGAACGACCCCGACGGCAGCCGCTACCACGACAGCTACTTCGACATGTACCCCGGCGTCTGGCGGCACGGCGACTGGATCACCGTCACCTCCCGCGGCAGCGTCGTCATCCACGGCCGCTCCGACTCCACCCTCAACCGCCAGGGCGTCCGGATGGGCTCCGCCGACATCTACGAGGCCGTCGAACGCCTCCCCGAGATCCGTGAATCCCTGGTCATCGGCCTCGAACTCCCCGACGGCGGGTACTGGATGCCCCTGTTCGTCCACCTCGCCCCCGGCGCCACCCTCGACGACGCCCTGCGCGACCGCATCAAGCGCACCATCCGCGAAGAGCTCTCACCGCGCCACGTCCCCGACGACATCATCGAGGCCCCCGGCGTCCCCCACACCCTCACCGGGAAGCGCATCGAGGTCCCCGTCAAACGCCTCCTCCAGGGAACCCCGCTCGACAAGGCCGTCAACCCCGGCTCCGTCGACAACCTCGAACTCCTCCGCTTCTACGAGAAGGTGGCCCGCGACCGCGCGAAGTAG
- a CDS encoding glycoside hydrolase family 31 protein — translation MDGRELVRSVRVVRTVGPVQGLRSVRAAWRRRRADARAFGRQEAERARVPGTATRAEPRPGGGLIRFARSSLRVRVAAGGAVFCGWDGAGPEPSYALAGACPEADPRAVLEPDTEGGWRVVSERVLVAVSRHGAVEVRTPGGVTLRRELPPRWWDRTGPGDAPPEGGGASRWVQRSEVAADARVFGLGGRAGGPRLRDGTYRLWNTDPGGAFGPGDDPLSLTMPVQVVVADAGTHLIFHDNSWDGRVTLREGTEGAGSGHDRPGTCEVRMDGGPLRYWVLLGAPSRVLQGWTALTGAPALPPRWALRYQHARWGFGSQEEVRRVVAGYRERELPLSAVHLDIDHFDGHRVFTVDREQFPDLPGLARELRADGVRLVSIVDPAVKAQPGDAVYEGGAAADAFVRDASGHTVRGVVWPGESVYPDFTDARVRKWWGGLYAERLAQGFSGFWHDMNEPVSFTVFGDPTLPRSARHAVEGRGGDHREAHNVYGLAMARAGYEGLCELRPEERPFLFSRSGWAGLQRYGGTWSGDVATGWPGLRASLSLVLGLGLCGVPYSGPDIGGFSGEPSPELYLRWFQLGAYLPLFRTHSAVSAGRREPWEFGSEVLEHARTALSERERLLPYFHTLGQLARLTGAPYVRPVWWNAPRDRELRDCEDAFLLGDGLLVAPVLEEGVRRRAVRLPRGRWYDTATGRAYDGPGQVVVEAPLSRIPVLARGGAVLPVTGADGATELEVWAPGAGRRGGGVVVPDAGDGWRRPEVERFTSVLEDGAVVVARQNGGAVGYPVRVRGVDA, via the coding sequence ATGGATGGGCGGGAACTGGTGCGGTCGGTACGGGTGGTCAGGACGGTCGGGCCGGTACAGGGGCTGCGGTCGGTGCGTGCGGCGTGGCGGCGGCGCAGAGCGGATGCGCGGGCGTTCGGGCGGCAGGAGGCGGAGCGGGCGCGGGTCCCGGGGACGGCGACGCGTGCGGAGCCGCGGCCGGGCGGCGGGCTGATCCGCTTCGCGCGGTCGTCGCTGCGGGTGCGGGTGGCGGCCGGCGGCGCGGTGTTCTGCGGCTGGGACGGCGCCGGGCCGGAGCCGTCGTATGCGCTGGCGGGGGCGTGTCCGGAGGCGGACCCGAGGGCGGTGCTGGAGCCGGACACGGAGGGCGGCTGGCGGGTCGTCTCGGAGCGGGTGCTGGTGGCGGTGTCCCGGCACGGTGCCGTCGAGGTGCGGACCCCGGGGGGTGTGACGCTGCGCAGGGAGCTGCCGCCGCGCTGGTGGGACCGTACGGGCCCGGGGGACGCGCCACCGGAGGGCGGCGGGGCCTCACGGTGGGTGCAGCGTTCGGAGGTCGCGGCCGATGCGCGGGTCTTCGGGCTGGGCGGCCGGGCGGGCGGGCCGCGGCTGCGGGACGGTACCTACCGGCTGTGGAACACCGATCCGGGCGGCGCCTTCGGGCCCGGCGACGATCCGCTGTCGCTGACCATGCCGGTGCAGGTGGTGGTGGCGGATGCAGGGACGCATCTGATCTTCCACGACAACTCGTGGGACGGCCGGGTGACGCTGCGCGAGGGCACCGAGGGGGCGGGCTCCGGGCACGACCGGCCGGGGACCTGTGAGGTGCGGATGGACGGCGGGCCGCTGCGCTACTGGGTGCTGCTCGGTGCCCCGTCGCGGGTGCTGCAGGGGTGGACGGCGCTGACCGGCGCGCCCGCGCTGCCGCCCCGGTGGGCGCTGCGGTATCAGCACGCCCGGTGGGGCTTCGGCAGCCAGGAGGAGGTGCGCCGGGTGGTGGCCGGCTACCGGGAGCGCGAACTGCCGCTGTCGGCCGTCCACTTGGACATCGACCATTTCGACGGCCACCGGGTCTTCACCGTTGACCGGGAGCAGTTCCCGGATCTGCCGGGGCTGGCGCGGGAGCTGCGCGCGGACGGGGTGCGGCTGGTGTCGATCGTCGATCCGGCGGTCAAGGCGCAGCCGGGGGATGCGGTGTACGAGGGCGGGGCGGCGGCCGACGCCTTCGTACGGGACGCCTCGGGCCATACGGTGCGCGGGGTGGTGTGGCCGGGCGAGTCGGTGTACCCGGACTTCACCGATGCGCGGGTGCGCAAGTGGTGGGGCGGGCTGTACGCGGAGCGTCTGGCGCAGGGCTTTTCGGGGTTCTGGCACGACATGAACGAGCCGGTGTCCTTCACGGTGTTCGGGGATCCGACGCTGCCCCGTTCGGCGCGGCACGCCGTGGAGGGGCGCGGTGGCGACCACCGGGAGGCGCACAACGTCTACGGGCTGGCGATGGCGCGGGCCGGATACGAGGGGCTGTGCGAACTGCGGCCCGAGGAGCGGCCGTTCCTGTTCTCCCGGTCGGGCTGGGCGGGCCTGCAACGCTACGGCGGCACCTGGTCGGGCGATGTGGCCACGGGCTGGCCGGGGCTGCGGGCCTCGCTGTCGCTGGTGCTGGGGCTGGGGTTGTGCGGGGTGCCCTACAGCGGCCCCGATATCGGCGGGTTCTCCGGGGAGCCGTCCCCGGAGCTGTATCTGCGGTGGTTCCAACTGGGCGCGTATCTGCCGCTGTTCCGTACCCATTCGGCGGTCTCGGCCGGGCGGCGGGAGCCGTGGGAGTTCGGGAGCGAGGTGCTGGAGCACGCCCGGACGGCGCTGAGCGAGCGGGAGCGGCTGCTGCCGTACTTCCACACGCTGGGGCAGTTGGCTCGGTTGACGGGGGCGCCCTATGTCCGGCCGGTGTGGTGGAACGCGCCGCGGGACCGGGAACTGCGGGACTGTGAGGATGCGTTCCTCCTGGGGGACGGGCTGCTGGTGGCGCCGGTGCTGGAGGAGGGTGTGAGGCGGCGGGCGGTGCGGCTGCCGCGCGGCCGGTGGTACGACACCGCCACCGGGCGCGCGTACGACGGTCCCGGCCAGGTGGTGGTGGAGGCGCCGCTGTCGCGGATCCCGGTTCTGGCGCGGGGCGGGGCGGTGCTCCCGGTGACGGGTGCGGACGGGGCGACGGAGCTGGAGGTGTGGGCTCCGGGGGCCGGTCGGCGGGGCGGCGGCGTGGTGGTGCCGGATGCCGGGGACGGCTGGCGGCGCCCGGAGGTGGAGCGGTTCACCTCGGTGCTGGAGGACGGCGCGGTGGTCGTGGCGCGGCAGAACGGGGGTGCGGTGGGGTATCCGGTGCGGGTGCGCGGAGTGGATGCCTGA
- a CDS encoding M15 family metallopeptidase, protein MLRLAAALRGLAVAAAALLTVTVLPSGASAGTAPSPPSSASPASSPVSFPSARPKAFVALREVDPTILQEMRYFTPHNFTGVPVDGYRRPTCLLTRDAARALHRAQRSFLRRGFSLKVYDCYRPQRAVDQFVRWAKDLGDQRMKAEFYPRVDKTRLFDDGYIAAKSGHSRGSTLDVTLVRLPAVPTRPYVPGEPLTPCYGPKADRFPDNSLDMGTGFDCFDTLAHTLDPRIHGKQRANRLLLKKGLERAGFVNLPEEWWHFTFQPETFPDTYFDFPVE, encoded by the coding sequence ATGTTGAGACTTGCCGCCGCGCTGCGCGGCCTCGCCGTCGCTGCCGCCGCCCTGCTGACCGTCACCGTCTTACCTTCGGGCGCTTCGGCGGGGACCGCACCGTCCCCGCCTTCGTCCGCGTCCCCGGCCTCGTCTCCGGTCTCGTTTCCGTCGGCGAGACCCAAGGCGTTCGTTGCGCTACGGGAGGTGGACCCCACCATCCTCCAGGAGATGCGGTACTTCACCCCGCACAATTTCACGGGCGTACCGGTGGACGGCTACCGCCGGCCGACCTGCCTGCTGACGCGGGACGCGGCGCGGGCGCTGCATCGTGCCCAGCGCTCCTTCCTGAGGCGCGGGTTCTCCCTCAAGGTCTACGACTGCTACCGCCCGCAGCGCGCCGTGGACCAGTTCGTCCGGTGGGCCAAGGACCTCGGCGACCAGCGGATGAAGGCGGAGTTCTATCCGCGGGTGGACAAGACGAGGCTGTTCGACGACGGCTATATCGCCGCCAAGTCCGGTCACAGCAGGGGCAGCACCCTCGATGTGACGCTGGTGCGGCTGCCGGCCGTGCCCACCCGCCCGTATGTGCCCGGTGAGCCGCTGACGCCGTGCTATGGGCCGAAGGCCGACCGTTTCCCGGACAATTCCCTTGATATGGGGACCGGCTTCGACTGCTTCGACACCCTGGCGCACACCCTCGATCCGCGAATACACGGGAAGCAGCGCGCGAACCGGCTGCTGCTCAAGAAGGGGCTGGAGCGGGCCGGGTTCGTCAATCTCCCGGAGGAGTGGTGGCACTTCACCTTCCAGCCGGAGACGTTTCCGGACACCTATTTCGACTTCCCGGTGGAATGA
- a CDS encoding adenylosuccinate synthetase produces MHTIVVDLGYGDAGKGTVVDRLCARPPGAEPVTAVVRFNGGAQAAHNVVTADGRHHTFAQFGSGTFSGVATHLSRLMLVDPLALAAEARHLAGLGVPAPLALLTVDRRALLTTPYHAAANQARERARGTARHGSCGMGIGETAAYALAHPADAPTAGDAASRTELRRKLTLLRDRLTDELGPLGAPPVDACLDAFAAFAGQVTLVDERYLPRLLRRGPVVFEGAQGVLLDEWYGFHPYTTWSTTTFEGAETLLAEADRPHGAALRLGVVRTYTTRHGPGPLVTEDPALTASLPEPHNGHGRWQGAFRAGHFDAPAHRYAVEVCGGVDGLAVTHLDAPSRHSGLGIVRGYHTADGGPMSRIPAAADAPGDLDRQQRLTDVLLTARPDAAQSPGRDPHTWTEALTEALSAPVLMESYGPTTADKVYGGGGSRAAAELIPPGSRNRCPETSPAGR; encoded by the coding sequence ATGCACACCATCGTGGTCGATCTCGGCTACGGCGACGCCGGCAAGGGCACCGTCGTCGACCGGCTCTGCGCCCGCCCGCCGGGCGCGGAGCCGGTCACGGCGGTGGTCCGCTTCAACGGCGGCGCCCAGGCCGCGCACAACGTCGTCACCGCCGACGGCCGCCATCACACCTTCGCCCAGTTCGGCTCCGGCACCTTCAGCGGGGTCGCCACCCATCTCTCCCGGCTGATGCTGGTCGACCCGCTGGCGCTCGCCGCCGAGGCCCGCCATCTGGCCGGGCTCGGCGTCCCGGCCCCGCTCGCCCTGCTCACCGTCGACCGTCGCGCCCTGCTCACCACCCCGTACCACGCCGCCGCCAACCAGGCCCGCGAACGCGCCCGCGGCACCGCCCGGCACGGCTCCTGCGGCATGGGCATCGGCGAAACCGCCGCCTACGCCCTGGCCCATCCCGCCGACGCCCCGACGGCGGGCGACGCCGCCTCCCGTACGGAACTGCGCCGCAAACTCACCCTGCTCCGCGACCGGCTCACCGATGAGCTCGGCCCGCTCGGCGCCCCGCCCGTCGATGCCTGCCTGGACGCCTTCGCCGCCTTCGCCGGACAGGTCACGCTGGTGGACGAGCGGTATCTGCCCCGGCTGCTGCGCCGCGGCCCCGTCGTCTTCGAAGGCGCCCAGGGCGTCCTGCTCGACGAGTGGTACGGCTTCCACCCGTACACCACCTGGTCGACCACCACCTTCGAGGGCGCGGAGACCCTCCTGGCGGAGGCGGACCGGCCGCACGGCGCCGCGCTCCGCCTGGGCGTCGTACGGACCTACACCACCCGGCACGGCCCCGGCCCCCTCGTCACCGAGGACCCCGCCCTCACCGCCTCCCTCCCCGAACCGCACAACGGGCACGGGCGCTGGCAGGGCGCCTTCCGGGCGGGGCACTTCGACGCGCCCGCGCACCGGTACGCGGTGGAGGTCTGCGGGGGAGTGGACGGGCTGGCCGTCACCCACCTCGACGCCCCGTCCCGCCACTCCGGCCTGGGCATCGTCCGCGGCTACCACACCGCCGACGGCGGCCCGATGTCCCGCATACCGGCCGCCGCCGACGCACCCGGCGACCTGGACCGCCAACAGCGGCTCACCGACGTCCTGTTGACGGCCCGTCCGGATGCCGCGCAGTCACCGGGCCGCGACCCGCACACCTGGACCGAGGCCCTCACCGAGGCCCTGTCCGCCCCGGTGCTCATGGAGTCGTACGGGCCGACGACGGCGGACAAGGTCTACGGGGGCGGCGGAAGCCGTGCGGCCGCCGAGCTCATTCCACCGGGAAGTCGAAATAGGTGTCCGGAAACGTCTCCGGCTGGAAGGTGA
- a CDS encoding molecular chaperone DnaJ, with protein sequence MSGIPRGGIPGEGDRQAGERPVAAAPGTRPAARAALAAARTPADLFPADDAAAVRLHRRLARLLHPDTVPEPERAGAEAEFARLETLWRRRTATTLTTRHRTYTLGPVVSSGDLAVLRAASYDHDGTRHRALLKIPRAVTDNDLMEREARALNRLARRGAARHRVYAPRLMESFRHRDPDSGVERRVNCLARMEGWYSLAEVRAAHTDGLDPRDAAWMWRRLLVALGWAHRTGLVHGAVLPDHVLIHPERHGLVLVDWCYSTALGDRVPALVERHRDSYPPEVTGRRPATEATDIHLASRTLAALMGDRTPPSMRAFLRGCTLPAEARRPHDAWRLLAELDELLDRLYGPRTFRPFTMPAAAPGP encoded by the coding sequence ATGAGCGGGATACCGAGGGGTGGGATACCGGGGGAGGGGGACCGGCAGGCCGGGGAGCGACCGGTTGCCGCTGCTCCCGGCACCCGTCCGGCCGCCCGTGCCGCCCTCGCCGCCGCCCGTACGCCCGCCGACCTCTTCCCCGCCGACGACGCCGCGGCCGTCCGTCTGCACCGCCGACTCGCCCGCCTGCTGCACCCGGACACCGTCCCTGAGCCCGAACGCGCCGGTGCCGAGGCCGAGTTCGCCCGACTCGAAACCCTCTGGCGGCGCCGCACGGCCACCACACTCACCACCCGCCACCGCACCTACACCCTCGGGCCGGTCGTGTCCTCCGGCGACCTCGCCGTCCTCCGCGCGGCGTCGTACGACCACGACGGCACCCGGCACCGCGCCCTGCTGAAGATCCCGCGGGCGGTCACCGACAACGACCTGATGGAACGTGAGGCGCGGGCCCTGAACCGACTGGCCCGGCGCGGGGCGGCACGCCACCGCGTCTATGCGCCCCGCCTCATGGAATCCTTCCGTCATCGCGACCCGGACAGCGGTGTCGAGCGTCGCGTCAACTGCCTTGCCAGGATGGAGGGTTGGTACAGCCTCGCGGAGGTGCGGGCCGCCCACACCGACGGGCTCGACCCGCGCGACGCCGCCTGGATGTGGCGCCGCCTGCTGGTCGCCCTCGGCTGGGCGCACCGCACCGGCCTGGTGCACGGCGCCGTCCTGCCCGACCACGTCCTCATCCACCCCGAACGGCACGGCCTCGTCCTCGTCGACTGGTGCTACAGCACCGCCCTCGGCGACCGCGTCCCCGCGCTCGTCGAACGCCACCGCGACAGCTATCCGCCCGAGGTCACCGGCCGCCGCCCGGCGACCGAGGCCACCGACATCCATCTGGCGTCCCGCACCCTGGCCGCCCTGATGGGCGACCGCACCCCACCGTCGATGCGCGCCTTCCTGCGCGGCTGCACCCTCCCCGCCGAGGCCCGCCGCCCGCACGACGCCTGGCGGCTGCTGGCCGAGCTCGACGAACTCCTCGACCGCCTCTACGGGCCGCGCACCTTCCGCCCGTTCACCATGCCGGCAGCGGCCCCGGGGCCGTAA
- a CDS encoding NUDIX hydrolase, which produces MAAYDPRDFPAIAVTVDIVVLTLRQGRLHILLVERGGRPFQGAWALPGGFVRAGRESLDAAAARELAEETGLDATQLGRVHLEQLGSYGDPGRDPRMPVVTVAYLAFAPDLPEARGGSDASAAAWIPVDGLRLGGGERDTGPAGGFAQGVERGFAVGDTPDPAEPDAAGPRPPEQGPGHGIDGGDSVPRPDDPHPAPGSGALPLAFDHARIVADGLDRARAKLEYTPLATAFLGEEFTIVELRGVYEAIWGSPLHAGNFHRKVLSVPGFVESTGSTAARGGARGGPRARLYRAGDARLLHPALLRPDREDSVR; this is translated from the coding sequence CTGGCGGCGTACGACCCGCGTGACTTCCCGGCCATCGCCGTGACCGTGGACATCGTCGTGCTGACGCTGCGTCAGGGACGGCTGCACATCCTGCTCGTGGAGCGTGGCGGTCGGCCGTTCCAGGGCGCCTGGGCGCTGCCCGGCGGCTTCGTCCGGGCCGGGCGGGAGTCGCTCGATGCGGCGGCGGCCCGCGAACTGGCCGAGGAGACCGGGCTGGACGCCACCCAGCTGGGGCGGGTGCACCTGGAGCAGCTGGGCTCGTACGGCGATCCCGGCCGCGATCCGCGGATGCCCGTCGTCACCGTCGCCTACCTGGCCTTCGCGCCCGACCTCCCCGAGGCGCGGGGCGGCAGCGATGCCTCGGCGGCGGCCTGGATCCCGGTCGACGGGCTGCGGCTCGGGGGCGGGGAGCGGGACACGGGTCCGGCGGGGGGCTTCGCACAGGGCGTCGAACGGGGCTTCGCTGTGGGCGATACTCCCGATCCCGCCGAACCGGACGCGGCCGGCCCGCGTCCCCCAGAGCAGGGTCCGGGGCACGGGATCGACGGGGGTGATTCCGTGCCCCGGCCCGACGACCCGCACCCGGCGCCCGGCAGCGGGGCCCTCCCGCTCGCCTTCGACCATGCGCGGATCGTCGCCGACGGCCTCGACCGGGCCCGCGCCAAACTCGAATACACCCCGCTGGCAACGGCGTTCCTCGGCGAGGAATTCACCATCGTCGAACTGCGCGGCGTCTACGAGGCGATCTGGGGCAGCCCGCTGCACGCCGGGAACTTCCACCGCAAGGTGCTCTCGGTCCCCGGGTTCGTCGAGTCCACCGGGTCGACCGCCGCCCGCGGGGGAGCCCGCGGCGGCCCCCGTGCCCGCCTCTACCGCGCGGGCGACGCCCGGCTCCTGCACCCGGCGCTGCTGCGGCCCGACCGCGAGGACAGCGTCCGATGA
- a CDS encoding GGDEF domain-containing protein: protein MPAWTDQLRFAFQPVVNLATGSVAALEILARPEDGEMDVLGSAHRCPDLDAELAALAVRAAARQETMLPLHVNVFAATVAELPSLTSLGKAVRDVGRRPWEITLDVGGPFTHVPHRSLLEAVRGLRDEGYRICADGVGDGDLPLRLLGELVPDLVKLDRSLCTGLADDRGRRAAVTAMRQLCEQTGGLLAIEGVETERQYAAAREAGVQLAQGHLFAPPARRASAEVYLPPERPPATRGPVPGGLPSGPPVTQFLQPAALLPMSASADAVRSHLTGFPAVSGVLLVDTDGVPVRAIDRDRFLLSLSGRYGHALYADRPALRLADRPRTVGAGATAWEVLDVIADGERDRTGDDVAVVDERGRCMGVVHLADILRALAESRVEEAARLNPLTRLPGSDAVNGEVDRRIAEGRAFALSWLDVDGFKQVNDGAGFAAGDELIRSVGRALAEVAAREPTARVGHIGGDDFLVLAGSEGPGPFAEAVLDVPWSAGGRPVTLSLATVDCPPGSVRDHGEAAAALAPLKKAAKALPGASWVVGRPGSQRTEVRRGAVGRVRGPVAPCGPTSAGTAGTEGVRSRL from the coding sequence GTGCCTGCCTGGACGGACCAGCTTCGCTTCGCTTTTCAACCCGTCGTGAACCTCGCGACCGGCTCAGTCGCCGCACTGGAGATACTCGCCCGCCCCGAGGACGGCGAGATGGATGTCCTGGGCTCCGCGCACCGCTGCCCCGATCTGGACGCCGAGCTGGCGGCGCTGGCCGTACGGGCCGCGGCGCGCCAGGAGACGATGCTGCCCCTGCATGTGAACGTCTTCGCCGCGACGGTCGCCGAACTGCCGTCGCTGACGTCCCTGGGCAAGGCCGTACGGGACGTGGGGCGTCGGCCCTGGGAGATCACGCTGGACGTCGGGGGGCCGTTCACCCATGTCCCGCACCGCTCGCTCCTGGAGGCGGTGCGGGGTCTGCGCGACGAGGGCTACCGGATCTGCGCGGACGGGGTCGGGGACGGCGATCTGCCGCTGCGGCTGCTCGGCGAGCTCGTGCCGGACCTCGTCAAACTCGACCGGTCGCTGTGCACCGGGCTCGCCGACGACCGGGGGCGGCGGGCCGCGGTGACCGCGATGCGGCAGCTGTGCGAGCAGACGGGCGGGCTGCTGGCGATCGAGGGCGTGGAGACCGAGCGGCAGTATGCGGCGGCGCGGGAGGCGGGGGTGCAGTTGGCGCAGGGCCATCTCTTCGCGCCGCCCGCCCGGCGCGCGTCCGCCGAGGTGTATCTGCCGCCCGAACGCCCGCCGGCGACGCGCGGCCCGGTGCCCGGGGGCCTGCCGTCGGGGCCGCCCGTCACCCAGTTCCTCCAGCCCGCCGCGCTGCTGCCGATGTCCGCTTCCGCGGACGCGGTGCGCAGCCATCTCACCGGGTTTCCGGCGGTGTCGGGAGTGCTGCTGGTGGATACCGACGGGGTGCCGGTGCGGGCGATCGACCGCGACCGGTTCCTGCTGTCGCTCTCCGGGCGCTACGGACATGCGCTGTACGCCGACCGTCCGGCGCTACGGCTGGCGGACCGGCCGCGGACGGTGGGGGCCGGCGCCACCGCCTGGGAGGTGCTGGATGTGATCGCCGACGGGGAGCGCGACCGGACGGGCGACGATGTGGCGGTGGTCGACGAGCGGGGCCGGTGCATGGGGGTGGTGCATCTCGCCGACATCCTGCGGGCGCTGGCCGAGAGCCGGGTGGAGGAGGCGGCGCGGCTCAATCCGCTGACCCGGCTGCCCGGTTCGGATGCGGTCAACGGCGAGGTGGACCGGCGGATCGCCGAGGGCCGGGCGTTCGCGCTGAGCTGGCTGGACGTGGACGGTTTCAAGCAGGTCAACGACGGCGCCGGGTTTGCCGCGGGCGATGAGCTGATCCGCTCGGTGGGGCGGGCGCTGGCGGAGGTGGCGGCGCGCGAGCCGACCGCCCGGGTGGGGCACATCGGCGGCGACGACTTCCTGGTGCTGGCCGGTTCCGAGGGTCCGGGGCCGTTCGCCGAGGCGGTGCTGGACGTGCCGTGGTCGGCGGGCGGGCGGCCGGTGACGCTGTCGCTGGCGACGGTGGACTGCCCGCCGGGCAGCGTCCGTGACCACGGCGAGGCGGCGGCCGCGCTCGCGCCGTTGAAGAAGGCCGCCAAGGCGCTGCCCGGGGCGAGCTGGGTGGTCGGCCGGCCGGGCTCGCAGCGTACGGAGGTCCGGCGCGGGGCCGTGGGACGGGTGCGGGGACCGGTCGCCCCCTGCGGCCCGACCAGCGCGGGCACGGCCGGGACGGAGGGCGTACGGAGCCGTCTGTAA